From the Budorcas taxicolor isolate Tak-1 chromosome 1, Takin1.1, whole genome shotgun sequence genome, one window contains:
- the TCTA gene encoding T-cell leukemia translocation-altered gene protein: MAEPWSGQSLQALPATVLGALGALGSEFLREWEAQDMRVTLFKLLLLWLVLSLLSIQLAWGFYGSTVTGLYHRPGLGGQNGSTPDGSTHFPSWETAANEPLKTHRE, translated from the exons ATGGCGGAGCCTTGGTCTGGGCAGTCCTTGCAGGCTCTGCCGGCCACGGTGCTGGGCGCGCTGGGCGCCCTCGGCAGCGAGTTCCTTCGGGAGTGGGAGGCGCAAGACATGCGCGTGACTCTCTTTAAGCTTCTGCTACTTTGGTTGGTGTTAAGTCTCCTGAGCATCCAGCTGGCGTGGGGGTTCTACGGGAGTACGGTGACCGGGCTGTATCACCGCCCAG GTCTGGGCGGCCAGAACGGATCCACACCTGATGGCTCCACGCATTTCCCTTCCTG GGAAACAGCAGCAAATGAACCTCTCAAAACCCACAGAGAATAA